Below is a window of Mycobacterium dioxanotrophicus DNA.
GACCACAGCCGACGGTCTCCGCGCCGAACTCCACACCGCGCGTGAACAGGATCTGCATCCCGACGCAGACGCCGAGCACCGGGCGGCCCTGCTGCAGGCGGTCGGCGATGATCTTCTCCCCGCCGATCGCCCGTAGCCCCTTCATGCATGCTTCGTAGGCACCAACCCCCGGCACCACCAGGCCGTCGGCGGCCGCGGCGGCACCTGGGTCGGCAGTCACCTCGACATCGGCACCGACGCGCTGCAGGGCCCGTTGAGCCGAGCGCAGATTCCCCGATCCGTAGTCGAGAACAACGAGTTTCTTAGTCACAAAGTGCCCTTCGTGGACGGCACTCCGGTGACCCGCGGGTCGTATTCGACGGCCTGGCGCAGAGCCCGGGCGACGGCCTTGTACTCGGCCTCGGTGATGTGGTGCGGGTCGCGACCATAGATGGTGCGCACGTGCAGGGCGATGCGGGCGTTGAACGCGATCGACTCGAACACATGCCGGTTGATCACCGTGTGGTACGGCGTGCTGGACCCGGCGATGGTGAACTCGACCATGTAGTCCGGCTCGCCGGTATGCACGAAATACGGACGGCCCGACACATCCACCGCGGCGTGCGCCAGCGTCTCGT
It encodes the following:
- the hisB gene encoding imidazoleglycerol-phosphate dehydratase HisB, translating into MTRRAKVERKTRESEIAVEIDLDGTGVVDIDTGVPFFDHMLTSLGSHASFDLTVQAKGDVEIEGHHTVEDTAIVLGQALGQALGDKAGIRRFGDAFIPMDETLAHAAVDVSGRPYFVHTGEPDYMVEFTIAGSSTPYHTVINRHVFESIAFNARIALHVRTIYGRDPHHITEAEYKAVARALRQAVEYDPRVTGVPSTKGTL
- the hisH gene encoding imidazole glycerol phosphate synthase subunit HisH; translation: MTKKLVVLDYGSGNLRSAQRALQRVGADVEVTADPGAAAAADGLVVPGVGAYEACMKGLRAIGGEKIIADRLQQGRPVLGVCVGMQILFTRGVEFGAETVGCGQWPGAVTRLDAPVIPHMGWNVVEAADGSRLFRGLDADTRFYFVHSYAAQEWSGNSDALVTWATHHARFIAAVEDGPLAATQFHPEKSGDAGATLLANWVEGL